The genomic window aggtctttaagatataaaattttcccTTGTCTATGTATAGTATTATATTGGGATGCATGCATCGTTTTCAGGTGGGCGGGGTGGACGTCTTTAAGTTTAATATCTTTAAGCCTAGAGGATACTCCCATGGGGAGAGGGTTTTTCCGTGGGCATGGGGTCAGATTTTCTTGCATCATTTCAAAAacgatctgaaattaaataaaaaaaaaaactagtttttcaactgaaaataagaagcaacatcgaaatttaaaacgaacagaaatttttacgtatatgtAGGGtattgcctcctcctcaacacctcgctctttctacgtaagttttaatcttaaacccaattctttaagaatgactcctgaaacacaagggtcgttaaATCAGAACAATAAGACGcttttttaaaaaagctaaaaaactttagcgtaaacagcgaggcgttgaggaggcggcaacccccttcatatacgtaataatttatgtttgttttaagttttaatgttgctccttactttagttgaaaaagcttgttttttttatttaaattcaaagTGAAGAATGTTCAGGAGAACAGCAATATAATTTTGagaactaagattagaatattaaaaacaatggcAATGATAGCAGTCAAATGTGGTTCTGAGAAGGGTCAGTTTAAAAAGGTAGAGGAAGTTGTGTTAGATGGTTTGCATATAATATTGTCAGTTAGAGATAATAAAGAGTTATCACTAAAATCGCAACTCTGGTACCCAGGGTTGGCGCCCAGTATTATCTAAAATCGGGACAGAATTTTTCTAATCTTGGGATGCAAATAAATCTAAAGTCGGAATAGCACCTTGCTAATCCCGGTATCCTGGgaaatcagaaaagaaaaacagcatcTCGATTTATGTAAAGTAGCAGTTgaattattataaattctggTACCCGATGGAATCCAAAGTTAGGATTGCAGCTTACTAATTCTGCTACtctaggaaaataaaaaaaaagacgtcTCCCTTTACCTACATTAGCAGTAGGAGTACTGTAGATGCCCGGACCCCAAGAAATCTAAAGTCGGGATTGCAGCTTGCTCGGTACgcaaaggaaaataataattttttagtcCAGAACCTTTATCTCAAAAAAGGGtcgaacccggacaaaattgcaatataaacgaaaattgCACCAAAATGatcataaaaaaattctatacaaTATAGTTAAAGTCCCCATAAACCCGagtgaaaatagtttaaagtgagttatCTGGGGTTTTtacatacgctgattacgaattgacatctaaaattcagtatagaaaaagagtactgcggaaaacgggggaaaggggaaagaggggagaaaagagaagaatacagggtatgGGTAGAAAGCgatttgaaagatatttttggggtatttctatctggtgattacgaaattaagaaataaaataatataaaaaatcgattaacataaaacagGGAAATGGGGGAGggagggaaaagaaaaaatatacagggtagggtAGAAAGCacgtggaaatgtgttttctggggtttttctatctactgattataaaattgacatctaaaacaaaGTTCGACAACAAATACAGGATATCTATAGAGGTTCGGCTACCCCATAGGTtccaaaaaggcaaaaaaaaactcgagAAAGAAATACGGAAAGATACTGAAATTGCATTATTCCGTATTCCTTGCCGTTATCAACAAGCGCGTGGGTTCGTCGACATAATCCTGTTCTAATTCGACATTCAGTAAGAGAAGCAAGGTAGACTAATCACCGCTGAGTTCCTGACGGAATGACATCTAGCGGAGCCAATAGTCCCCAGTCTGCGTGGATGCTTACACATGTGACATGGTAGCAGGATAAATCAAGGTACGACGAGATTTTTTGTTAAGTCAAGCATAATTTTGCGTATCGGCAACTCTTCTTTCAGTACTAAGCCAAGCttaattcattattttcccTGGGTGCCCGAATTCATGGTTATTAGTTGCGTTTTGTTAAGATTAAACAAGAGCGACATCTAGTTTTTCAGCTTGTTTTCAGAGACGGTCTTTCGAGATGGCGCGCCATTTCGAAGGTTCAGAATTCATTTAGAGAGTTATCATTTAAAGGTATCTGCCCTATTTTTACCGAAACTAAGCTGCTCTTCTCTTTCAGTGCAAGATGAGTCGCTCCAACAGACTCTGCATTCTTTGTCAGCAGGACATATCAAGTTATGATGACACATCGGTTGTTCTGCCTGCTAAAGGAGCACCATCGGTGAGCACAGCAAGCAAAGACTGAGGTGAGCAGATTCCTGCAGAACCAGGTCAGATTGTTCATAAGGCATGCCGAAAAGATTACTGCCGCCAAAGTACCATTTATACCTTGAAACAGACAAGTGAACAACCTATCCCTAACGAGACTCCGAGAAAACTGAGAtctcaagatttttttaatgcccaggtCTGTTACATTTTTTGCAATTCTGAAGTGGGGTCGGAGAAGTCGATAAGAAAGGAGACCAACGAAGAGTGCGTGAAAGCAGCCACGACAAGAACTTAGACACTCAGTGTGGCGGGCTTGCGAAAGTAGAAGCAGAGACAATTGGGCGACGAGTGTTCTCAGAAAGATCAATTGCATTCTTTCTGACTTCCATGCTGCAGATGCAGTTTACCATTACTATGTGAGCTTTAAGACAAACAAAAGTATGCCAAAACCGTACGAAGAGGAGAAAGAGAACGATTCTGCCAAGGCAGGAAGACCAGCCGAAACAAAGAAGCGAGAAGCTTTTGAAAAGTATCTAAAGCactttaaaaatatagaagacCAATACTTTACTCTTAGTGATGTCGtagaaaagattaattttttacttGGAGTCGGAGAAGCTTACATCCAACGTCTTTTGCTTGAAAGCTATGGGGATCGTGTGCTTATCATGCATTTGCCTCGGAAAGCTAGCATTGTGACATTCAGAGAGACAGGCTGCGAGAGCCCGCGATGCAGCTGCGagaaaaatggattagcgtgtacgttcgcgtgcggaaaatgtcagggtatcaactgtttgaacagggacaacgagattgtcgaagatgaggagctcgactagtgatatcaatgctgtgtAATTTAAGTCAACTGTACTGCCTAAAAAAGTGCAGATTTtaccaatagtttttgaaattctctttttagttttttattcaaCGATATtgccttcgaaagtgcaaattttacctATAATAGCTGAAGTTTTATATTGTGATCACTACCAAACggttgttttatttatgtttagtaattcaaatggttgtaagaaatgtctgtgattcaagaaagtaGAAGTTTGATACTTATGCGAGTTATTTTGTTcataggcctacttattagTCATTAGCAGGTGGCTCAGGAGTCAGACCTCCCTTCCTCTTTTCCGTTAtttcctccagttttgttcggtttttgtggttctcgttttctttccttcatttgAGGTGTCAGTTTTGTGATCAGCAGATAAGAAAATCCCAGAAAACCCACTTCAAACTGATTTCTACCCCTGACTTCAATTGTCCCTTTTCTTCCCCTCTTTCCTCCTTTTCCCGTGTTATGGTGGGGCTCATGTTCTTTATTCCATTTTAGATGCCAGTTTCGGgatcagcagatagaaagaccccagaaaacatttcaaagtgctttctacccctaccctgtgtttttaaatttttcccctCTTCCTCCTGTTCCCCCCATTTTCCGTAGTACTTTtattctatactgaattttagatgtcagtTTCGTGATCAGTGTATtggaaaaccccagaaaactcactttgaactattttctggGTATGATCGGCAGTTTTCCAAatttcccccgcatttcccccttttcctgtttttcgggtactcaCCCCAATTGGATTTATGGGAAATTTAGTATGttgtatgtaatttttttctgatcattttggtaccattttcgtttatattgcaatttagTCCGAgtcaaaccctaaaagtcctggacaATTTAGGTTATATCATGTGATCTAATGTCTTCAAGACTAAGTTGTCGATTTTATTAACCAACAAAATTAGCAATCCGCATTCCCAATTttataaacttgtcaatttcaTTGGTACCAAACAGGGGCGGCTCTTGGGGTAAGCGAAGTCAGCGGTCGCATATGGCACCGAGTGACAGGAGGAGTCTTGAACAAAGGGCACCCTCTGTGGCAAAGCGTATCAGAGACGCACTCCGCCACCGGGCGCCATGTGACTTAATCAAgacaaaaattataagataattGGATAGCCTCCCAAACCGATTTACATCACCCAAAGAATGGTATAATTTCTTAGCAATGAAATTGCCTCAACTTGAACAATCCGTCTTGGCGCAACGCACGTCAGTTGCTAGTTATTTTATGGcactaatttcaaatttttcaaggaGAGTCGTGTTTGCGTAGGGCAAGTGTACTGAAAAATCGAATGAAGCACTTCGATAATGCCGATGACTGTCATGGTTCTGGCTTGAACGCCGTTTCGATTCGCACCAGCTCACACAAAATTAACAGATATTAAACCTCAGACACAAAATTGATCGGTAACCACATTGAACTCAAGCGGacggggggaggaggggggtgGGGAACTAGTGtagaaacattttcttttaaaacaggtttttattgtaattaaaccGAAAAAATTGTTTAACCACACTGtcagtaattttattttgtagtctaaatctaaaaaaaaactagacctTGACTTATGACCTTCGGCTTTGTGATGTTAACGCTTTATGCCGTATAGTCTTTATTTACTTCTGCCTTGTATGTTTTAATGCATTGTTTCCCATAATATTTTATCAGAATATACTTGACTTtaacttacttgacttaagtctcctgccgggcactgctcggcgtagagagtgacgtctgcctcctccacccacttcggtccatggcgagtatttgctcttcgctctgtctgatgtttgccatcgccaagaactcggacaggctgtcggaccaacgtttcttcggtcggccgcgaggtcgcttccaaccaactttgatagggtcaaagtcatagatcatctttgcgggtagatgtgatggcattcgaagcagatacccgaaccatcgtaaggctcgctcggctgcttgagtcgaaaaccaGGACTGCTTTttgagctgcagaagcttttcattgctgacgaagtcggaccatcgtaggccctcaatcctcctcaggctctttgcatgaaatacgtctattttcttgagggttgcagctgatgcttgccatgtctcagctccataaagcatcacagagccgactagagcgttgaaAATCCGCAGTTTTGCTGTGCGACTGATTTGGTTTTTGGCAGAGGTTACGATTCAGtctacccatgacagaagacgctttagataatcttgcctgcagctcggggagaattgagccatttgaagaaattacggagcccaggtaggtaaagtctttaacaacctcgatgctagtggtgctgtccaggctaatGGGAGAGTTAATagcaggagaagacgggtctatggccataattttagttttgttccagtttatatgcagtcctactttggcagcctcttctcgcagaattcggagcgcttccagcagctgctccatggagtccgccagaatggccaagtcatcggcaaaatcgacatctgtgatggtatgatctccgaatttgagcccaaagctgagacatgaagtggtttttgtcataacgtaatctatgatgacattgaagagATCTGGGGCCACTACACATCCTTGGCgcacccctgtcgtgatttgaaagaacgggctgcgccgaccattaatttgtacacagctctccgtcccatggtgcagcgtcttgagaagtctgcaatatttctcgggtaggccagtcaactctagaatccaccaaagagcttttcgatcgactgagtcaaatgcagcacggaagtcaacgaaggcaataaatgctttctgtcggaactctgtggtcttctctactatttgtcgaatcgtgaaaatctcttcgatggttgaacgatccgacataaaaccagcttgctccgGTCGCCGGATTTTTCGAATGGTGCTCTGACATCgatccagcaggaccattgaaaacagtttgccagggactgacagtagggttattccccggtagttggagcagtcgcttctcgagccttttctcttccataaggggatgatgatacccttccgccaatcctcgggaattatctctgttttccagattgtagagaacagggtgtgtagaaacaggagcattgcaggacctccatattttagcagctctgaTTTTAAGCCATAAATACCAGCAGatttattattcttgagtctttttactgcatgtccaatttctgaggggctgagaggctcatctggaggaacatctgttccaggtctttgactgcaaggttgGCTGGGACTATCATTAGGAGGCGCAGACGGACCAGTATTGTTGAGGAGCGAACAGAAGTGGTTTCTTCCACCactcaagacaagaaccttcgtcagagagaagtgcaccatccctggacaggacgggacccaaggtgggacttttattttcagtgaggtCTCGGAGATGCTTGAATAGACTCTCCaggtctttcttttttgcagctagCTCAATTTCATCGGCTTTCCTTGCAACAAACTGGGTTCTATCCCGGTGAATGAGTCTATTCCGCACTCCATTGAGCCTCCGATATGTGGTCATGTCCCCAAGAAGTCTTGCCTTCCGTCTTTGCTCTATGACttgcagtgtttcattagttAGCCACGATTTCTTTGGATAACTCCTCTTGCCAAGCACCAGTTGTGCTGCTTCACTGGTCtgcaatttaaaatgcttccagAGATCTTCGCTGCTATTAAGTGATCCAAGGGCCTCGAAGCGATTCAATATCTCGATACTGTACTTCTGGCGAGTATCTGGTTCCTTTAGTTTCCCAATATCTGCAGCGACTAGTTTTCTTTTC from Artemia franciscana chromosome 10, ASM3288406v1, whole genome shotgun sequence includes these protein-coding regions:
- the LOC136032415 gene encoding uncharacterized protein LOC136032415 encodes the protein MACNSIPPHDITVLLGDFNATFHDDVGLLRGTVGPVSPDPLNDNGLRLLELCRSHDLYIANTYFQRKTIHQYTWYSNDGRTKKMIDYVIISKRWRSLVKICRTYRSAELGNADHRLVCANFRLRLHAQQSKRKLVAADIGKLKEPDTRQKYSIEILNRFEALGSLNSSEDLWKHFKLQTSEAAQLVLGKRSYPKKSWLTNETLQVIEQRRKARLLGDMTTYRRLNGVRNRLIHRDRTQFVARKADEIELAAKKKDLESLFKHLRDLTENKSPTLGPVLSRDGALLSDEGSCLEWWKKPLLFAPQQYWSVCAS